In Polaromonas sp. JS666, one genomic interval encodes:
- a CDS encoding LacI family DNA-binding transcriptional regulator: MPGKKILPPLSATQPSARATIADVAREAGVSKATVSRFLNHRERLLTPDIAARVEVAIAALNFSPSPMAQALKRGRSRLIGLVVADVSNPFSVAVLRGAEKACREAGYLLMLFNLGNDSQRESEAIEALTAYQVEGLILNTLGRDAGAAAEAARHGKPVVLVDRRHQDMQADFVSLDNAGAVRLGARHLVEAGYRELLFVSEPLKDVSSRMERESAFRNFIGESAADTPGLAGHTFESAADDTQGLDQALRDLRQRAGDRLPGVVSSNAVVTLRVVAAMARLGWRFGSEVGLVGFDETEWSPYVGPGLSTIAQPTDELGQLAAGCLIERLKGLDLPPRQILLSGRLVPRGSSVPDRTA, from the coding sequence ATGCCCGGCAAGAAAATTCTGCCTCCTCTTTCCGCCACCCAGCCTTCGGCACGCGCCACGATTGCCGATGTCGCGCGCGAAGCCGGCGTCTCCAAAGCCACGGTGTCACGATTTCTGAACCACCGCGAACGGCTGCTCACGCCGGACATTGCGGCCCGCGTTGAAGTCGCCATTGCCGCGCTGAACTTCAGCCCCAGCCCCATGGCCCAGGCGCTGAAGCGGGGCCGTTCCCGCCTGATCGGCCTGGTGGTGGCCGATGTCAGCAACCCGTTTTCCGTCGCCGTGTTGCGGGGCGCCGAGAAGGCCTGCCGGGAGGCCGGTTACCTGCTCATGCTGTTCAACCTCGGCAATGACAGCCAGCGCGAGAGCGAAGCCATCGAGGCCCTGACCGCCTACCAGGTGGAAGGGCTGATTCTGAACACGCTGGGGCGCGATGCCGGCGCCGCCGCCGAAGCCGCGCGCCACGGCAAGCCGGTGGTGCTGGTGGACCGGCGCCACCAGGACATGCAGGCCGACTTCGTGTCGCTCGACAACGCCGGCGCCGTGCGGCTGGGCGCCCGACACCTGGTGGAGGCGGGCTACCGCGAGCTGCTTTTTGTCTCGGAGCCGCTGAAGGATGTGAGCTCACGCATGGAGCGCGAAAGCGCGTTTCGCAACTTTATCGGCGAGTCTGCGGCGGATACGCCAGGGCTGGCAGGCCACACGTTTGAAAGCGCGGCAGACGACACGCAAGGGCTGGACCAGGCCCTGCGTGACTTGCGCCAGCGCGCCGGTGACCGCCTGCCCGGCGTGGTCTCCAGCAACGCCGTGGTGACCCTGCGGGTGGTGGCGGCCATGGCGCGGCTGGGCTGGCGCTTTGGCTCCGAGGTGGGCCTGGTGGGTTTTGACGAGACCGAGTGGTCGCCTTATGTGGGCCCAGGCCTGAGCACCATCGCCCAGCCGACCGACGAACTGGGCCAGCTGGCTGCCGGCTGCCTGATTGAGCGCCTCAAAGGCCTGGACCTGCCGCCGCGCCAGATTTTGCTGTCCGGCCGGCTGGTGCCGCGCGGCTCGTCGGTGCCAGACCGGACTGCTTAG
- a CDS encoding helix-turn-helix transcriptional regulator encodes MTDIKTYGMSERADHLDFDIRSQLVRPPLVRPHRHEYFQIQISLQGDTEQNVAGTVRPFRRGYLSFILPYRVHVIPHPEGSRYVIINMAQQFLRPGLDVDPLDLEDVPLTRAPELAPFLFQEYTDFYFSEDEFADVEALLDKLAHENANRRFGSVEIIRGLMLQLLGLTCRKFEADLLRLSASQAQQGSRRAGLQRAVRYIREHLAGEITLADAAAAAFLSPNYLAHLLKKETGKTFTDLVTERRLEFAQELLAHSSQRIAAVAHASGFADEAYFARRFRQRFGQTPRTFRDSVRAKISGAA; translated from the coding sequence ATGACAGACATCAAGACCTATGGCATGTCCGAGCGCGCGGACCATCTCGACTTTGATATCCGGTCGCAACTGGTGCGGCCGCCGCTGGTGCGCCCGCATCGACACGAATATTTCCAGATCCAGATCAGCCTGCAGGGTGATACCGAGCAGAATGTGGCCGGTACCGTGCGGCCATTCCGGCGCGGTTACCTCAGCTTCATCCTGCCTTACCGCGTGCATGTGATCCCGCACCCGGAGGGTTCGCGCTACGTCATCATCAACATGGCGCAGCAGTTCCTGCGGCCCGGGCTGGATGTGGATCCGCTGGATCTGGAAGACGTGCCGCTGACCAGGGCGCCCGAGCTGGCACCGTTTCTCTTTCAGGAATACACCGACTTTTATTTTTCGGAGGACGAGTTTGCTGACGTTGAAGCCCTGCTGGACAAGCTGGCCCATGAAAACGCCAACCGCCGCTTCGGCTCGGTGGAAATCATCCGCGGCCTTATGCTGCAACTGCTGGGGCTGACCTGTCGCAAGTTTGAAGCCGACCTGCTGCGCTTGTCAGCCAGCCAGGCGCAACAGGGCAGCCGGCGGGCCGGCCTGCAACGGGCAGTCCGCTACATCCGCGAGCATCTGGCGGGCGAAATCACGCTGGCCGATGCCGCTGCGGCGGCCTTTCTGTCTCCCAATTACCTCGCGCATCTGCTGAAAAAAGAAACCGGCAAGACCTTCACCGATCTGGTGACGGAGCGGCGCCTGGAGTTTGCGCAGGAGTTGCTGGCGCACAGCAGCCAGCGCATTGCCGCCGTCGCCCATGCGTCGGGTTTTGCCGACGAGGCCTATTTCGCGCGGCGCTTTCGCCAGCGCTTCGGCCAGACGCCCAGGACCTTCCGCGACAGCGTGCGCGCCAAGATTTCCGGCGCAGCCTAA
- a CDS encoding fumarylacetoacetate hydrolase family protein encodes MTKPDMSKRGVLQTGALMATGAVVGCATPGTAANAPATPFSVANTYVPIAGSAEMFPVRRIYCIGRNYAAHAIEMGSDPTREPPFFFQKPTDAIQVVPPGQVADHAYPTLTKNYHYEVELVAALSKGGRNIPMSKALDHVYGYTLGLDMTRRDLQRGMGDQKKPWEIGKSFDRSAPIGPIHKVAQTGHYTKGAIWLKVNGQVKQQATLNHMIWSVAEQISKLSEAFELFPGDIIYSGTPENVGPVVKGDVIECHVDGLPELSVKIV; translated from the coding sequence ATGACAAAACCAGACATGAGCAAACGCGGAGTTCTGCAAACAGGCGCCCTGATGGCGACGGGCGCCGTCGTCGGTTGCGCCACGCCGGGCACGGCGGCCAACGCACCTGCCACGCCTTTCAGCGTAGCCAATACCTATGTGCCCATCGCCGGCAGTGCCGAGATGTTTCCCGTGCGGCGCATTTACTGCATTGGCCGCAACTATGCAGCCCATGCGATCGAGATGGGCTCCGACCCCACCCGCGAGCCGCCTTTCTTCTTCCAGAAACCAACCGACGCGATTCAGGTCGTGCCGCCTGGCCAGGTGGCCGACCATGCCTATCCCACGCTCACCAAGAACTACCACTACGAAGTCGAACTCGTGGCGGCCCTGTCCAAAGGCGGACGAAACATTCCCATGAGCAAGGCGCTGGACCATGTTTACGGCTACACGCTGGGCCTTGACATGACACGCCGCGATCTGCAGCGCGGCATGGGCGACCAGAAAAAGCCGTGGGAAATCGGCAAGAGCTTTGACCGCTCGGCACCCATAGGTCCCATCCATAAAGTCGCGCAGACCGGCCACTACACCAAGGGCGCGATCTGGCTCAAGGTCAACGGCCAGGTCAAGCAGCAGGCCACGCTGAACCACATGATCTGGTCGGTGGCCGAGCAGATCTCCAAGCTGTCCGAAGCGTTTGAACTGTTTCCTGGCGACATCATTTACTCGGGTACGCCGGAAAACGTCGGGCCAGTCGTCAAGGGCGACGTGATTGAATGCCACGTTGATGGCCTGCCGGAGTTGAGCGTCAAGATCGTCTGA
- a CDS encoding sugar kinase, whose product MTSALDVITFGEAMMLLVADRPGPLEHAEAFHKRTAGAETNVAIGLARLGLKVGWASRLGTDSMGRYLLAAMAAEGIDCSHVVCDATQKTGFQFKGKVTDGSDPPVEYHRKGSAASHMGVADIDEAWLLSARHLHATGVFPAISATTLPAARKTMDLMRAAGRSVSFDPNLRPTLWATPELMRDAINDLATRADWVLPGMEEGRFLTGETTPEGVARFYRQLGAKLVVVKLGAEGAYFDGEAGSGRVAGFPVAEVVDTVGAGDGFAVGVISALLDGLGVPEAVKRGAWIGARAVQVLGDSEGLPTRAELNAAKL is encoded by the coding sequence ATGACCAGTGCGCTGGACGTTATTACTTTTGGCGAAGCCATGATGCTGCTGGTTGCCGACCGGCCAGGCCCGCTCGAGCATGCCGAGGCCTTTCACAAGCGCACCGCCGGCGCGGAGACCAATGTGGCCATCGGCCTGGCGCGCCTGGGCCTGAAGGTCGGCTGGGCCAGCCGCCTGGGCACAGACTCCATGGGCCGTTACTTGCTGGCCGCCATGGCCGCCGAAGGCATCGACTGCTCGCACGTGGTCTGCGATGCGACGCAAAAAACCGGCTTCCAGTTCAAGGGCAAGGTCACTGACGGCAGCGACCCGCCGGTGGAATACCACCGCAAGGGCTCGGCCGCCAGCCACATGGGCGTTGCCGACATTGACGAAGCCTGGCTGCTGTCGGCCCGGCACCTGCACGCCACCGGCGTGTTTCCGGCCATCTCGGCCACCACCCTGCCCGCCGCCCGCAAGACCATGGACCTGATGCGCGCCGCCGGCCGCAGCGTGTCGTTCGACCCCAACCTGCGCCCCACGCTGTGGGCCACGCCCGAACTGATGCGCGACGCCATCAACGACCTGGCCACGCGCGCCGACTGGGTGCTGCCCGGCATGGAAGAAGGCCGCTTCCTGACCGGCGAAACCACGCCCGAAGGCGTCGCCCGCTTTTACCGCCAGCTCGGTGCGAAGCTGGTCGTGGTCAAGCTCGGTGCAGAAGGGGCTTACTTTGACGGCGAAGCCGGCAGCGGCCGTGTGGCGGGTTTTCCGGTGGCCGAAGTGGTGGACACCGTGGGCGCGGGTGACGGCTTCGCGGTGGGCGTGATCAGCGCGCTGCTCGACGGCCTGGGCGTGCCCGAGGCCGTGAAGCGCGGCGCCTGGATCGGCGCGCGCGCGGTGCAGGTGCTGGGCGACAGCGAAGGCCTGCCGACGCGCGCCGAACTCAACGCCGCAAAGCTTTAA
- a CDS encoding ZIP family metal transporter — protein MILVAILVGTLAAGIGSVWLAALLSFGVLARYTQHMLSLAAGALLATAFMHLLPEAFESQAGAKELFATLLVGLVFFFLLDKAELWHHGHEHHDGEHHEPAQPVHDAHAHHHHRHDHHHPADGKKSGGWAVLAGDSVHAFGDGILIASAFMADLRLGAVAALAVLVHEVPHHMGDLVVLRQSSNNNRRAAVVKVSLAGAVTALGGMIGYALVDKLYDYLPFFLIAASSSFIYVALADLIPQLQKRVTAKETAAQIAWLVIGIGMVTLISGLAHWH, from the coding sequence ATGATTTTGGTAGCAATTTTGGTGGGAACGCTGGCCGCCGGTATCGGCAGCGTGTGGCTGGCGGCCTTGCTCAGTTTTGGTGTGCTGGCCCGCTACACCCAGCACATGCTCAGTCTGGCGGCCGGGGCGTTGCTGGCCACCGCCTTCATGCACCTGTTGCCCGAAGCGTTTGAGAGCCAGGCCGGCGCCAAGGAGCTGTTTGCCACCCTGCTGGTCGGGCTGGTGTTCTTCTTCCTGCTCGACAAGGCCGAGCTGTGGCACCACGGCCATGAACACCATGACGGCGAACACCATGAGCCTGCCCAACCCGTTCACGATGCGCACGCGCATCACCATCACCGGCATGATCATCATCACCCCGCTGACGGCAAGAAGTCCGGCGGCTGGGCTGTGCTGGCGGGCGACAGCGTGCACGCCTTCGGCGACGGCATCCTGATTGCATCGGCCTTCATGGCCGACCTGCGCCTGGGCGCCGTTGCCGCGCTGGCGGTGCTGGTGCATGAAGTGCCCCACCACATGGGCGACCTGGTGGTGCTGCGCCAAAGCTCCAACAACAACCGCCGTGCGGCTGTGGTCAAAGTGTCACTGGCCGGCGCCGTCACCGCGCTGGGCGGCATGATCGGCTATGCGCTGGTCGACAAGCTGTACGACTACCTGCCTTTCTTTTTGATTGCCGCCTCCAGCAGCTTTATTTATGTGGCGCTGGCCGACCTGATTCCCCAGCTGCAAAAGCGCGTGACGGCGAAGGAAACCGCCGCGCAAATTGCCTGGCTGGTCATTGGCATCGGTATGGTGACGCTGATCAGCGGGCTGGCGCACTGGCATTGA
- a CDS encoding KGG domain-containing protein — MASSNQGNQGNQGKQNQMGNRGDNPGSGKSERGFASMDPQRQREIASEGGKAAHQSGKAHQFTSREASEAGRKGGQASRGGNRSANRGSSQGDNQGTGQGQGDDQRGNQASSSPDDHQGGDRGSRN; from the coding sequence ATGGCTTCCAGCAATCAAGGGAATCAAGGCAATCAGGGTAAGCAGAACCAGATGGGTAACCGGGGCGACAACCCGGGCAGCGGCAAGTCCGAGCGCGGTTTCGCCTCCATGGACCCGCAACGCCAGCGGGAAATCGCCAGCGAAGGCGGCAAGGCTGCGCACCAGAGCGGCAAGGCCCATCAGTTCACCTCCAGGGAAGCCAGCGAGGCGGGCCGCAAAGGAGGCCAGGCCAGCAGAGGCGGTAACCGGAGCGCAAACCGGGGGAGCAGCCAGGGCGACAACCAAGGCACTGGCCAAGGGCAAGGGGACGACCAGCGAGGTAACCAGGCCAGCAGCAGCCCGGATGATCACCAAGGCGGCGACCGGGGCAGCCGCAACTAA
- the polA gene encoding DNA polymerase I, giving the protein MSSDKKTLLLVDGSSYLYRAFHAMPDLRANPGDPTSPATGAIRGMINMMQKLRKDVRADYAACVFDAKGPTFRDALYPQYKAQRSPMPDDLRSQVEPIHEVVRLLGWKVLDVPGVEADDVIGTLACLASKQGIEVIISSGDKDLSQLVDENITVIDTMNDRRRDLAGVEAEFGVPPRLMVDYQALVGDAVDNVPGVPKVGPKTAVKWLLEYGSLDALVARAGEIKGVVGDNLRLSLDWLPKGRELLTIKKDCDLIGYIDGLPALESIAIGGQQTDALKAFYEKYGFKGLVRQIDTESAPPELIGGPEGRHAKSPGSVGSAGSSASPGLFDEPSLPDAPLAGRASNLKYDTIFTWELLDSWLAKIEAAELVAVDTETTSLDEMLAQIVGISFSVTPGEAAYIPLTHDYPDAPAQLPRDEVLARLKPWLENPAIAKLGQHVKYDRHVFANHGIEVQGYAHDTMLQSYVLEVHKPHGLASLAERHVGRSGINYEDLCGKGVHQIKFNQVDIAKAAEYSCEDSDQTLDVHRVLWPQIEANDKLRFVYELEMKSSETLYRIERNGVLIDAPTLAKQSGELGARIVQLEAEAHELAGQPFNLGSPKQIGEIFFTKLGLPVVKKTPSGAPSTDEEVLEKLAEDYPLPAKILEHRGLSKLKGTYTDKLAQLAHPRTGRVHTHYAQAVAVTGRLSSNDPNLQNIPVKTAEGRRVREAFVAPAGSVIASADYSQIELRIMAHLSEDEALLRAFTEGLDVHRATAAEVFGVAVDQVSSEQRRYAKVINFGLIYGMSSFGLARNLGIETKAAAAYIDRYFQRYPGVKHYMDETRLSAKSKGYVETVFGRRLYLPEINSPNGPRRGGAERAAINAPMQGTAADLIKLSMVKVQEVLDAEKRATKMIMQVHDELVFEVPEAEVEWVRVEIPRIMAGVADLRVPLLAEIGVGPNWDKAH; this is encoded by the coding sequence ATGAGTTCTGACAAAAAAACACTGCTGCTGGTGGACGGCTCCAGCTACCTGTACCGCGCCTTCCACGCCATGCCCGACCTGCGCGCTAACCCGGGCGATCCCACCAGCCCGGCCACCGGCGCCATCCGCGGCATGATCAACATGATGCAGAAGCTGCGCAAGGACGTACGCGCCGACTACGCCGCCTGCGTGTTTGACGCCAAGGGCCCGACCTTTCGCGATGCGCTTTACCCGCAGTACAAGGCCCAGCGCTCGCCCATGCCCGACGACCTGCGCAGCCAGGTGGAGCCTATCCATGAAGTGGTGCGCCTGCTCGGCTGGAAGGTGCTGGATGTGCCCGGCGTGGAGGCCGACGACGTGATTGGCACGCTGGCCTGCCTGGCCTCGAAGCAGGGCATTGAAGTCATCATCTCCAGCGGCGACAAGGACCTGAGCCAGCTGGTCGACGAGAACATCACCGTCATCGACACCATGAACGACCGCCGGCGCGACCTGGCCGGCGTCGAAGCCGAATTCGGCGTGCCGCCGCGCCTGATGGTGGACTACCAGGCGCTGGTGGGTGATGCCGTGGACAACGTGCCCGGCGTGCCCAAGGTCGGTCCCAAAACGGCGGTGAAGTGGTTGCTGGAATACGGCTCGCTCGATGCCCTGGTGGCGCGCGCGGGTGAAATCAAGGGCGTGGTTGGCGACAACCTTCGCCTGTCGCTGGACTGGTTGCCCAAAGGCCGGGAACTGCTGACGATCAAGAAAGACTGCGACCTGATCGGGTACATCGATGGCCTGCCTGCCCTGGAGTCCATTGCCATCGGTGGTCAGCAGACGGATGCCTTGAAGGCTTTTTATGAGAAATACGGCTTCAAGGGGCTGGTCAGGCAAATCGACACCGAAAGTGCGCCGCCCGAATTGATTGGCGGACCCGAGGGCCGGCATGCCAAATCGCCGGGCTCCGTGGGTTCCGCGGGTTCTTCGGCTTCGCCCGGCCTGTTTGACGAACCCTCGCTGCCGGACGCCCCTTTGGCCGGGCGGGCCAGCAATCTCAAGTACGACACCATCTTCACCTGGGAGTTGCTTGACAGCTGGCTGGCCAAAATTGAAGCCGCAGAATTGGTGGCGGTGGACACCGAAACCACCTCGCTGGACGAAATGCTGGCCCAGATCGTGGGCATCAGCTTCAGCGTGACACCCGGCGAGGCAGCCTACATTCCGCTGACGCATGATTACCCCGATGCGCCCGCACAACTGCCACGCGACGAGGTACTGGCCCGCCTGAAGCCCTGGCTGGAAAACCCGGCTATAGCCAAGCTGGGCCAGCACGTCAAATACGACCGCCACGTATTTGCCAACCACGGTATTGAAGTGCAGGGCTATGCCCACGACACCATGCTGCAAAGCTATGTGCTGGAAGTGCACAAGCCGCATGGGCTGGCCAGTCTGGCCGAGCGGCATGTAGGGCGCAGCGGCATCAACTACGAAGACCTGTGCGGCAAGGGCGTGCACCAGATCAAGTTCAACCAGGTCGATATTGCCAAGGCCGCCGAATACTCGTGCGAAGACTCCGACCAGACGCTGGACGTGCACCGCGTGCTGTGGCCCCAGATCGAGGCCAACGACAAGCTGCGCTTTGTTTACGAACTTGAAATGAAAAGCAGTGAAACGCTCTACCGCATCGAGCGCAACGGCGTGCTGATTGACGCCCCCACGCTGGCCAAACAAAGCGGTGAGCTGGGCGCGCGTATTGTGCAGCTGGAAGCCGAGGCCCACGAGTTGGCGGGCCAGCCCTTCAACCTGGGCAGTCCCAAGCAGATCGGTGAAATCTTCTTTACCAAACTGGGTCTGCCGGTGGTCAAGAAAACCCCGAGCGGCGCGCCCAGCACCGACGAGGAAGTGCTGGAAAAACTGGCAGAGGACTACCCCTTGCCCGCCAAGATCCTGGAGCACCGCGGGCTTTCCAAACTCAAGGGCACCTACACCGACAAGCTGGCGCAGCTCGCGCACCCCAGGACGGGCCGGGTGCATACCCATTACGCACAGGCGGTCGCGGTCACCGGGCGCCTGTCGAGCAACGACCCCAACCTGCAGAACATTCCGGTGAAAACAGCGGAGGGCCGCCGCGTGCGCGAAGCCTTCGTCGCGCCTGCGGGCAGTGTGATTGCCAGCGCCGATTATTCGCAGATCGAGCTGCGCATCATGGCGCACCTCAGCGAAGACGAAGCCCTGCTGCGCGCTTTCACCGAGGGGCTCGACGTGCACCGCGCCACCGCGGCCGAAGTGTTTGGGGTGGCGGTTGACCAGGTGAGCAGCGAACAGCGCCGCTACGCCAAGGTCATCAACTTCGGCCTCATCTACGGCATGAGCAGCTTTGGCCTGGCGCGCAACCTGGGCATCGAAACCAAGGCGGCAGCCGCCTACATTGACCGCTATTTCCAGCGCTACCCAGGTGTCAAGCACTACATGGACGAAACGCGCCTTTCCGCCAAAAGCAAGGGCTATGTGGAGACCGTGTTCGGCCGGCGCCTGTACCTTCCCGAAATCAACTCACCCAACGGGCCGCGCCGGGGCGGCGCCGAGCGTGCTGCCATCAACGCGCCCATGCAAGGCACGGCGGCCGACCTGATCAAGCTCAGCATGGTCAAGGTGCAGGAGGTGCTCGACGCCGAGAAACGCGCCACCAAAATGATCATGCAGGTGCACGATGAACTGGTGTTTGAAGTACCCGAGGCGGAAGTCGAATGGGTGAGGGTCGAGATCCCTCGCATCATGGCGGGCGTGGCCGACCTCAGGGTCCCGCTGCTGGCCGAGATCGGAGTCGGCCCGAACTGGGACAAGGCGCACTGA
- a CDS encoding nucleotide pyrophosphohydrolase: MSKDLQALINSLREFSSQRDWDQFHSPKNLASALTVEAAELLEHFQWLTEAQSRDLPADKRVAVGEEMADVLLYLLRLSDQLNIDLVEAARRKLTLNAAKYPVDRSRGTSKKYTEL; the protein is encoded by the coding sequence ATGAGTAAGGATTTGCAGGCATTGATCAACTCTCTCCGGGAGTTTTCCAGCCAGCGCGATTGGGATCAATTCCATTCACCCAAAAATCTTGCTTCGGCCTTGACGGTGGAGGCTGCCGAGCTTCTGGAACATTTCCAGTGGCTGACGGAAGCTCAGAGCCGGGACCTCCCGGCCGACAAGCGCGTTGCCGTGGGGGAAGAGATGGCGGATGTATTGCTGTATCTGTTGCGCCTGTCTGACCAGTTGAACATTGATCTGGTCGAGGCGGCCAGGCGCAAGCTGACACTGAATGCAGCCAAGTATCCGGTAGACAGGTCGCGCGGAACCAGCAAAAAGTACACCGAGCTGTAA
- a CDS encoding 2-hydroxyacid dehydrogenase, whose product MGAPASPPVRKKILVFRELPPDQLARLQAMHEVTVANPRLPGQLAAFHAALASADGMIGSSYAITASLLASAPQLKVISSVSVGVDNYDLPALAARGIMLCHTPGVLTETTADTIFSLIMASSRRLVELASHVREGRWTRNIGEDLFGWDVHGKTLGILGFGRIGQAVARRAALGFNMPVLYHSRRPVDVAHELPELAGKATHTPFDELLQRADIVAAVLPLSKETRGLMGAREFDLMKPGAIFVNGARGAIVQEDALLNALDHGTLRAAGLDVFATEPLPMDSPLRTHPKVTALPHIGSATFETRHAMAVLATSNLLQALAGERPGAVFATGTS is encoded by the coding sequence ATGGGCGCGCCAGCTTCACCACCCGTTCGCAAGAAGATCCTGGTCTTCCGCGAGCTGCCGCCCGACCAGCTGGCGCGCCTGCAGGCAATGCACGAGGTCACCGTGGCCAACCCCCGCCTGCCCGGACAGCTGGCCGCATTCCACGCCGCCCTGGCCAGCGCGGACGGCATGATCGGCTCGAGCTACGCCATCACTGCCTCCCTGCTGGCGAGCGCGCCGCAGCTCAAGGTGATTTCCAGCGTCTCCGTCGGCGTTGACAACTACGACCTGCCCGCCCTGGCTGCGCGCGGCATCATGCTGTGCCACACGCCCGGCGTGCTGACTGAAACCACGGCCGATACCATTTTTTCATTGATCATGGCCTCCAGCCGCCGCCTGGTGGAACTGGCCAGCCATGTGCGCGAAGGCCGCTGGACACGCAACATCGGTGAAGACCTGTTTGGCTGGGACGTGCACGGCAAGACGCTGGGCATCCTCGGATTCGGCCGCATCGGCCAGGCCGTGGCACGGCGTGCCGCGCTGGGCTTCAACATGCCCGTGCTGTACCACAGCCGCCGGCCGGTCGACGTCGCCCATGAGCTGCCCGAACTCGCCGGCAAGGCCACGCACACACCCTTCGATGAATTGCTGCAACGCGCAGACATCGTCGCCGCCGTGCTGCCCTTGTCGAAAGAAACCCGCGGCCTGATGGGTGCGCGCGAATTTGATTTGATGAAACCCGGCGCCATCTTCGTCAACGGTGCGCGCGGCGCCATCGTGCAGGAAGACGCCCTGCTCAATGCGCTGGACCATGGCACGCTGCGCGCCGCCGGTCTCGATGTATTTGCTACCGAGCCGCTGCCAATGGACTCACCGCTGCGCACCCATCCCAAGGTGACCGCCCTGCCGCACATCGGCTCGGCCACGTTCGAGACGAGGCATGCGATGGCGGTGCTGGCGACGAGCAACCTGCTGCAGGCTCTGGCGGGGGAGCGGCCGGGGGCGGTGTTCGCCACCGGGACTTCATAG
- a CDS encoding dienelactone hydrolase family protein, translating to MLNNDQKNDFNALLPGQSSENGASRRTALKAALGVGYAATAMPIMAQTAIKTPAQGLKTGETTYEVNGFKVPAFYAAPEGKTDLPVILVIQEIFGVHEYIADTARRFAKAGYLAIAPELYARQGDPGSYNEMARLMTEVVARVSDEQVMADLDGAVKWAGANGGNVQKVGITGFCWGGRITWLYAERSKNVKAGVAWYGRLVGTPSALTPRHPVDLAASLKAPVLGLYGGQDGGIPLTTVNQMKDALAEAAARGNAAAKASEFVVYPKTPHAFHADYRPSYRKEAADDGFRRTLEWFKARGVA from the coding sequence ATGCTGAACAACGACCAGAAAAATGACTTCAATGCCTTGTTGCCCGGGCAGTCCAGCGAAAACGGCGCCAGCCGTCGCACCGCCCTGAAAGCTGCCTTGGGTGTGGGCTACGCGGCCACCGCCATGCCCATCATGGCGCAGACCGCCATCAAGACGCCGGCTCAGGGTCTCAAGACCGGCGAGACGACCTATGAAGTCAACGGCTTCAAGGTGCCCGCTTTTTACGCGGCGCCTGAAGGCAAAACCGACCTGCCGGTGATTCTGGTGATCCAGGAAATCTTTGGCGTGCATGAATACATTGCCGACACCGCCCGCCGCTTTGCGAAGGCCGGCTACCTGGCCATCGCCCCCGAGCTGTATGCGCGCCAGGGTGACCCCGGCAGTTACAACGAAATGGCCAGGCTCATGACTGAAGTCGTCGCCAGGGTGTCGGATGAGCAGGTCATGGCCGATCTGGACGGCGCCGTCAAGTGGGCCGGTGCCAATGGTGGCAATGTTCAGAAGGTGGGCATCACCGGCTTTTGCTGGGGTGGCCGCATCACCTGGCTGTATGCCGAGCGGAGCAAAAACGTCAAGGCGGGCGTCGCCTGGTATGGCCGTCTGGTCGGCACCCCTTCGGCGCTCACGCCCAGGCATCCGGTCGACCTGGCGGCCAGCCTGAAGGCACCCGTGCTGGGCCTCTACGGCGGGCAGGACGGCGGCATTCCGCTGACCACCGTCAACCAGATGAAGGACGCGCTGGCCGAGGCCGCCGCCAGGGGCAACGCCGCCGCCAAAGCCAGCGAGTTTGTGGTCTACCCGAAGACCCCTCATGCTTTTCACGCTGACTATCGTCCCAGCTACCGCAAGGAAGCGGCGGATGACGGCTTCAGGCGTACGTTGGAGTGGTTCAAGGCCCGGGGCGTTGCCTGA